From Phycisphaerae bacterium, the proteins below share one genomic window:
- a CDS encoding TetM/TetW/TetO/TetS family tetracycline resistance ribosomal protection protein produces LAHPVFCGSALAYIGIQRLLDGVIDYLPSPLDCPPIVGQVPDLADKSHKGRSKEKAKGGTVECRCDPTGPLVAYVFKVVAEKPVDVFFVRVYSGTLKTNSRVLNPARGVKENVSRILRVFAKRREPIDSAVAGDIVAVTGLKESLTGDTLCDPKHPVLLEKIEFPETVVSMSIEPQSSADRDRMLEALAMLSRENPTFEYRANEETGQTLISGMGELHLEVLVNRLRRDMKVDVRVGTPRVSYRDTITAVAVCEEEFKRQTGGKGLYARVKLQLEPFTPKEGEEHVVFESRVPEGAIRPEFLAAVANAVKDAARTGLRGYPIINLKIILLEAAEHETDSTEGTFEAAARMAFDRAAESAQLALMEPIMRVEVITPESYFGAVSGDLTRRRGVVNDATVRGGQRVIEAMVPLREMFGYATDLRSLTQGRGSWTMEPSHYAIVPPSIGDAIIAAS; encoded by the coding sequence ATCTGGCCCATCCGGTGTTTTGCGGGTCGGCGCTGGCGTATATCGGTATCCAGCGGCTGCTTGACGGCGTGATCGACTACCTGCCGAGCCCGCTTGATTGTCCGCCGATCGTCGGCCAGGTGCCGGATCTCGCCGACAAGTCGCACAAGGGCAGGTCGAAGGAAAAAGCCAAGGGCGGCACGGTGGAATGTCGCTGCGATCCGACCGGCCCGCTTGTTGCATACGTGTTCAAGGTCGTGGCCGAGAAGCCGGTGGACGTTTTTTTTGTTCGCGTTTACTCGGGGACATTGAAGACGAACTCGCGAGTGCTCAACCCGGCCCGCGGCGTCAAGGAAAACGTCAGCCGGATCCTCCGCGTCTTCGCCAAGCGGCGCGAGCCGATCGACAGTGCCGTGGCGGGTGATATCGTGGCCGTGACGGGTTTGAAGGAATCGCTTACGGGCGACACGTTGTGCGATCCGAAGCATCCGGTGCTGCTCGAGAAGATCGAGTTTCCCGAGACGGTGGTCAGCATGTCGATCGAGCCGCAGTCGTCGGCGGATCGTGACCGCATGCTGGAGGCGCTTGCGATGTTGTCCCGCGAGAACCCGACGTTCGAATACCGGGCGAACGAGGAAACCGGGCAGACGCTGATCAGCGGCATGGGCGAGCTTCATCTCGAGGTGCTTGTCAATCGGTTGCGGCGTGACATGAAAGTTGACGTCCGCGTCGGGACGCCCAGGGTCTCGTATCGGGACACGATCACGGCCGTGGCCGTCTGCGAGGAGGAATTCAAGCGGCAGACGGGCGGCAAGGGCCTCTATGCCAGGGTCAAGTTGCAGCTCGAGCCGTTCACTCCGAAGGAAGGCGAAGAGCACGTGGTTTTCGAGAGCAGGGTGCCGGAGGGGGCCATACGGCCGGAGTTTCTGGCGGCCGTGGCCAATGCGGTGAAGGATGCGGCAAGAACCGGTCTTCGCGGCTACCCGATCATCAATCTCAAGATCATCCTGCTGGAGGCCGCCGAGCACGAGACGGACAGCACGGAGGGCACCTTTGAGGCCGCAGCCCGAATGGCCTTCGATCGGGCGGCCGAGTCGGCCCAGCTTGCCCTGATGGAGCCGATCATGAGGGTCGAGGTCATCACGCCGGAGAGCTATTTTGGGGCGGTCAGTGGCGACCTTACCCGTCGCCGGGGGGTGGTCAACGACGCGACGGTACGTGGGGGGCAGAGGGTGATCGAGGCGATGGTTCCGCTTCGGGAGATGTTCGGCTATGCCACCGATCTCCGCAGTCTTACCCAAGGTCGTGGGAGCTGGACCATGGAGCCGTCCCACTATGCGATTGTGCCACCCTCTATTGGAGACGCAATTATTGCTGCGAGTTGA
- the rpsJ gene encoding 30S ribosomal protein S10, protein MQGERIRIRMEAYDPRALDASAREIVDHAKRTNARVCGPIPLPTRIERYTVLRSPHIDKKSREQFEMRTHKRLIDIYEPTARTVEALNRLVVPAGVFVKIKA, encoded by the coding sequence ATGCAGGGCGAACGGATCCGGATCAGGATGGAGGCATACGACCCGCGGGCATTGGACGCATCGGCCCGCGAGATCGTGGATCATGCCAAGCGGACGAACGCGCGGGTGTGTGGTCCGATTCCGCTGCCGACCCGGATCGAGCGTTACACCGTCCTGCGCTCGCCGCACATTGACAAGAAGTCCCGCGAGCAGTTTGAGATGCGAACGCACAAGCGTTTGATCGACATCTACGAGCCGACCGCGCGGACGGTAGAAGCCTTGAATCGGCTGGTTGTTCCAGCGGGGGTGTTCGTCAAGATCAAGGCCTGA
- the rplC gene encoding 50S ribosomal protein L3, with protein MVAALLGRKVGMTRVYTENGEVVPVTVIQAGPCSVLATKSAAGPDKYDAVQLGFEDVKPHRSTLPMIGHAAKAGTGPKRLIREVRLKEAPQASPGDVWTVELFESAQVRYVDVVGTTKGRGYAGVMRRHHFGGQPNSHGTERKHRSPGGIGGMAQRGRGRCIKKGKRMAGHMGNARRTSRNQELIRVDKENHLLLVKGSVPGPNGGYVLVRQAKAKK; from the coding sequence ATGGTGGCGGCACTGCTAGGCAGAAAAGTCGGAATGACTCGGGTGTATACCGAGAACGGCGAGGTCGTGCCGGTGACCGTGATCCAGGCGGGGCCGTGCTCGGTTCTGGCGACCAAGTCGGCCGCGGGACCGGACAAGTACGATGCCGTGCAACTGGGCTTCGAGGACGTGAAGCCTCATCGGTCGACGCTTCCGATGATCGGGCACGCCGCCAAGGCGGGAACCGGTCCGAAGCGGCTGATTCGCGAGGTTCGCCTGAAGGAGGCCCCGCAGGCCAGTCCTGGGGATGTATGGACGGTTGAGCTGTTTGAGAGCGCCCAGGTCCGGTACGTGGACGTTGTTGGAACGACCAAGGGGCGGGGTTACGCGGGCGTCATGCGGCGTCACCACTTCGGTGGTCAGCCGAACTCACACGGGACGGAGCGGAAGCATCGTTCTCCGGGGGGTATCGGGGGCATGGCTCAGCGGGGTCGAGGCCGTTGCATTAAGAAGGGCAAGCGCATGGCCGGTCACATGGGCAATGCGCGAAGGACCAGCCGCAATCAGGAACTGATCCGTGTGGACAAGGAGAACCATCTTCTTCTGGTGAAGGGGAGCGTTCCTGGGCCGAACGGCGGTTACGTGCTGGTGCGGCAGGCCAAGGCCAAGAAGTAG
- the rplD gene encoding 50S ribosomal protein L4, giving the protein MIEVPVYNMSGERTGAVQVDEAILGGRVRYDLLKQAISAFQMNQWQGSARTKCRSMVEGSTRKLYRQKGTGNARMGTVRTPIRRGGGVAFAKLERNYRREMPRKMRRAARNSALLAKMKAGAVAVIDPLTMDKPKTKELYALFKAVGADQGCVLAIDQPNVTVYKSGRNIPKTEIRQVGDLNAYEILRRRKVLLSKAALDAVLADPATFAPASRSQV; this is encoded by the coding sequence ATGATCGAGGTACCTGTATACAACATGAGTGGCGAACGGACCGGAGCGGTCCAGGTTGACGAGGCCATCCTGGGCGGCCGCGTCCGCTACGACCTGCTCAAGCAGGCCATCTCGGCGTTTCAGATGAACCAATGGCAGGGCTCCGCGCGCACGAAATGCCGGTCCATGGTGGAGGGATCGACGCGCAAGTTGTACCGGCAGAAGGGCACGGGGAACGCCCGCATGGGTACGGTCCGGACGCCGATCCGACGCGGCGGCGGGGTGGCCTTTGCCAAACTGGAGCGTAATTACCGCCGCGAGATGCCGCGCAAGATGCGGCGAGCGGCCCGGAACAGCGCTCTTCTGGCCAAGATGAAGGCCGGTGCGGTTGCGGTGATTGACCCCCTGACGATGGACAAGCCCAAGACGAAGGAACTCTACGCGTTGTTCAAGGCCGTTGGGGCGGATCAGGGTTGCGTGCTGGCGATCGATCAGCCTAATGTGACGGTATACAAGTCCGGGCGCAACATCCCCAAGACGGAGATTCGACAAGTAGGGGATCTCAACGCGTATGAGATTCTGCGCCGTCGGAAGGTTCTCTTGTCGAAGGCGGCGCTGGATGCCGTGCTGGCTGATCCGGCGACTTTCGCACCGGCGTCTCGGAGCCAAGTTTGA
- the rplW gene encoding 50S ribosomal protein L23, whose product MDIYHTIIRPLVTEKGTHQSQVSHERTRTRPARGGAYTFEVHPKANKAQIRQAIEKIYNVRVMSVRTSNRSGKRRRYRLTIGTTRGWKKAVVVLHPDYHIDLF is encoded by the coding sequence ATGGACATCTACCATACGATCATTCGGCCGCTGGTGACGGAGAAAGGGACGCACCAGAGCCAGGTATCGCATGAGCGGACCCGAACGCGGCCGGCACGGGGCGGAGCCTACACCTTCGAGGTCCATCCGAAGGCCAACAAGGCTCAGATACGGCAGGCGATCGAGAAGATTTACAACGTGAGGGTGATGTCGGTCCGGACATCGAACCGCAGCGGCAAGCGTCGGCGGTACCGGCTGACGATCGGGACAACCCGCGGCTGGAAGAAGGCGGTCGTCGTGTTGCACCCGGACTATCACATTGACCTGTTCTGA
- the rplB gene encoding 50S ribosomal protein L2 produces the protein MGIKQYNPTSPGRRAGSVSDFSELTDKRRRPTKCLLEPKKKTGGRNHHGKITSWWRGGGHKRMYRLIDFKRRNDSGRAVVQAIEYDPNRSCHIALIEYPDKTRSYILAPAGLKAGDWVESGEQVEPKPGNCMPLKRIPVGMDVHNIEMMPGQGGKLVRSAGSSARLVAREGDWATLLLPSGEMRQVRVECRATIGQLGNADHQNIQIGKAGRKRHMGRRPHNRGTSMNPIAHPLGGGEGRSGGGRHPCSPWGKLAKGGKTRSPRKNSNKRILRRRRSVRYGRQVIRSK, from the coding sequence ATGGGCATTAAGCAATACAATCCGACGTCACCGGGTCGCCGGGCCGGGTCGGTCAGTGATTTCAGTGAACTGACCGACAAGCGCCGCCGGCCCACGAAGTGTCTGCTGGAGCCGAAGAAGAAGACCGGAGGTCGGAATCACCACGGCAAGATAACCTCCTGGTGGCGCGGCGGCGGTCACAAGCGCATGTACCGACTGATTGACTTCAAGCGCCGCAACGATTCCGGCCGAGCCGTCGTCCAAGCCATCGAGTACGACCCCAACCGTTCCTGCCATATCGCCCTCATCGAATACCCTGACAAGACGAGAAGTTACATCCTAGCCCCGGCCGGTCTGAAAGCCGGAGATTGGGTGGAAAGCGGCGAGCAGGTGGAGCCGAAGCCGGGCAACTGTATGCCGCTGAAGCGGATTCCGGTGGGCATGGACGTGCACAACATCGAGATGATGCCGGGCCAAGGCGGCAAGTTGGTGCGATCGGCGGGGTCGAGTGCTCGGTTGGTGGCCCGCGAGGGTGATTGGGCGACGCTGCTCTTGCCGTCGGGCGAGATGCGTCAGGTTCGGGTGGAATGTCGGGCGACGATCGGCCAGTTGGGCAACGCCGACCACCAGAACATCCAAATTGGCAAGGCGGGGCGTAAGCGGCACATGGGCCGCCGGCCGCACAACCGCGGCACCTCGATGAATCCGATCGCTCACCCGCTGGGCGGCGGGGAGGGCCGAAGCGGCGGAGGACGCCATCCGTGCAGCCCTTGGGGTAAGCTCGCCAAGGGTGGCAAGACGCGCTCGCCGAGGAAGAACTCGAACAAGCGAATCCTGCGCCGCCGGCGAAGCGTGCGGTATGGACGGCAGGTGATCCGGAGCAAGTAG
- the rpsS gene encoding 30S ribosomal protein S19 — MTRSLKKGPFVDEKLFRKVLRAKETGSHAPIRTWSRRCTIVPEFVGVNFEIHNGKVFHKLFVTEEMVGHKLGEFSPTRNFRGHGGKARAAGAGPAAVPAGGPAKASSGGK; from the coding sequence ATGACGCGGAGTCTGAAAAAAGGGCCGTTTGTTGACGAGAAGCTGTTTCGCAAGGTTCTGCGCGCGAAGGAGACGGGCAGCCATGCCCCGATTCGCACGTGGTCCCGGCGATGCACGATCGTTCCAGAGTTTGTGGGTGTCAACTTCGAGATTCATAACGGCAAGGTATTTCACAAGTTGTTCGTGACCGAGGAGATGGTCGGGCACAAGCTGGGCGAATTCAGTCCCACCCGGAACTTCCGAGGTCATGGAGGCAAGGCGAGGGCGGCGGGAGCCGGGCCGGCCGCAGTTCCGGCAGGCGGGCCCGCGAAGGCTTCGTCAGGCGGCAAGTAA
- the rplV gene encoding 50S ribosomal protein L22 — protein sequence MAHGTVKERQYRAVHRYARVSPRKARLVADLIRGQKINTAQDILRFTPKRASGLIANVLKSAIANANEQEADVRRLFVAEARIDPGPYFRRWRPKDRGRAHQILKKTSHIIVVVEER from the coding sequence GTGGCACACGGAACAGTGAAAGAAAGGCAATATCGGGCAGTGCATCGCTATGCCCGCGTCAGTCCGCGCAAGGCCAGATTGGTGGCGGACCTGATCCGCGGTCAGAAGATCAACACCGCGCAGGATATCCTTCGCTTCACGCCGAAGCGGGCCAGCGGGTTGATTGCAAACGTGCTGAAGTCCGCGATTGCCAATGCCAATGAGCAGGAGGCCGACGTTCGGCGGCTGTTCGTGGCCGAGGCCCGGATCGACCCGGGCCCGTACTTTCGCCGGTGGCGGCCGAAGGATCGTGGCCGGGCGCATCAAATACTGAAGAAGACGAGTCACATTATTGTTGTGGTTGAGGAGCGGTGA
- the rpsC gene encoding 30S ribosomal protein S3 — protein sequence MGQKTNPIGFRTGITLDWKSRWYAPKAAYGEFLIEDCRIRKYIDDRLNERPPYAAVSKVEIERTRNEVRVVLHTARPGLVIGPKGAEVDKLREELEDLIDRKVNLNVVEIKNPDLDAQLVAAAVAEQLKKRSSFRRVMKMRCDATMAAGAKGVRIMCSGRLGGAELARTETQKMGSIPLQTLQANVDYGFAVAKTKTGAIGVKVWIYLGNFGDEAASVESEEGAKPRHRRRGRR from the coding sequence GTGGGACAGAAAACCAACCCAATCGGGTTCCGAACCGGTATCACGCTGGATTGGAAGAGCCGGTGGTACGCCCCGAAGGCGGCCTATGGCGAGTTCCTCATCGAGGACTGTCGGATCCGCAAGTACATTGATGACCGGTTGAACGAGCGGCCGCCGTACGCCGCGGTATCCAAGGTGGAGATCGAGCGGACCCGCAACGAAGTTCGGGTGGTGCTGCACACTGCTCGCCCCGGTCTGGTCATCGGACCGAAGGGTGCGGAGGTGGACAAGCTTCGGGAGGAGCTGGAGGACCTGATTGACCGGAAGGTCAACCTGAATGTGGTTGAGATCAAGAACCCGGATCTGGATGCCCAGCTCGTAGCTGCGGCGGTGGCTGAGCAGCTCAAGAAGCGGAGCAGTTTCCGACGGGTTATGAAGATGCGGTGCGATGCCACGATGGCGGCGGGGGCCAAGGGTGTTCGGATCATGTGTTCCGGCCGACTGGGTGGCGCCGAACTGGCCCGCACCGAGACGCAGAAGATGGGATCGATCCCGCTGCAGACGCTTCAGGCGAACGTGGACTACGGTTTCGCGGTGGCCAAGACCAAGACGGGAGCGATCGGGGTGAAGGTGTGGATCTACCTGGGTAATTTCGGCGACGAGGCCGCGTCGGTCGAGTCGGAGGAAGGAGCCAAGCCGCGGCATCGACGGCGGGGCCGCAGGTAG
- the rplP gene encoding 50S ribosomal protein L16, whose product MALMPKRMKYRKSQRGRVRGVAHRGNTVAFGEYGLQSLETGWLTARQIEAGRMCATHFLHRQGRVYIRVFPHKPVSGKPLETRMGKGKGEPEYYVAVVREGAILFELGGVTEDAARRALARVAHKMPFRCRFVARRHAV is encoded by the coding sequence ATGGCGTTGATGCCGAAGCGAATGAAATACCGCAAGTCGCAGCGCGGGAGGGTGCGAGGTGTTGCGCATCGCGGTAACACGGTGGCCTTCGGCGAATACGGGCTGCAATCGTTGGAGACCGGCTGGCTGACCGCTCGGCAGATCGAGGCGGGCCGTATGTGTGCGACCCATTTCCTGCACCGTCAGGGAAGGGTGTACATTCGGGTGTTTCCGCACAAGCCGGTGTCCGGCAAGCCGTTGGAGACCCGCATGGGCAAGGGCAAGGGTGAGCCGGAATACTACGTGGCCGTCGTGCGCGAGGGTGCGATTCTGTTTGAACTGGGCGGTGTGACCGAGGACGCGGCCCGGCGGGCATTGGCCCGGGTGGCCCATAAGATGCCCTTCCGTTGCCGGTTCGTGGCTCGACGGCATGCGGTGTGA
- the rpmC gene encoding 50S ribosomal protein L29, translating into MKVSEIRDMKTEELHAEMDRLRRHLFDLRSQAVTENLQDPSMLTKAKRDIARVYTVLRERGETGIEQKQYHLETLARHK; encoded by the coding sequence ATGAAAGTATCCGAAATCCGGGACATGAAGACCGAGGAGCTCCATGCCGAGATGGACCGGCTTCGCCGGCATCTGTTCGATCTTCGCAGCCAGGCGGTGACCGAGAATCTGCAGGATCCCTCGATGTTGACCAAGGCCAAGCGGGACATCGCCCGGGTTTACACCGTGCTTCGCGAGCGTGGTGAAACGGGCATCGAACAGAAACAGTATCACCTGGAGACGCTGGCAAGGCACAAGTAG
- the rpsQ gene encoding 30S ribosomal protein S17, whose protein sequence is MAENTAQVKGRRARKTMIGVVTSANKTPKTIAVRVHYTARHPKYGKFLNRSLTVKAHDAASTARLGDRVELMECRPFSRTKRWRLVRVIESAPRD, encoded by the coding sequence ATGGCAGAGAACACGGCACAGGTCAAAGGGCGACGGGCCCGCAAGACCATGATCGGTGTGGTGACGTCGGCGAACAAGACGCCCAAGACGATCGCGGTAAGAGTGCACTATACGGCCCGGCACCCGAAGTACGGCAAGTTCCTGAATCGATCGCTGACGGTGAAGGCTCACGATGCGGCCTCGACGGCGAGGTTGGGTGACCGCGTGGAACTGATGGAATGCCGGCCGTTTTCCAGGACCAAGCGGTGGCGGCTGGTTCGCGTGATCGAGTCGGCGCCCCGGGACTGA
- the rplN gene encoding 50S ribosomal protein L14, producing the protein MIQQQTMVDVADNTGAKQVMVIRVLGGSTARAGKPRRRVAGVGDIVICTVKKALANSDFMKPGNHKARVVKAVVVRAKHATRRPDGSYVRFDRNAVVLIDDRNEPRGTRIFGAVARELREKGFMKIISLADEVV; encoded by the coding sequence ATGATTCAGCAACAGACCATGGTGGATGTGGCGGACAACACCGGCGCCAAGCAGGTGATGGTCATTCGCGTTCTCGGAGGCAGTACCGCGCGGGCCGGCAAGCCGAGACGCCGAGTGGCCGGGGTGGGAGACATTGTCATCTGCACGGTGAAGAAGGCGTTGGCCAACAGTGATTTCATGAAGCCGGGCAATCACAAGGCGCGCGTGGTGAAGGCGGTGGTTGTGCGGGCCAAGCATGCCACCCGGCGTCCGGACGGCAGTTACGTGCGTTTTGATCGGAACGCCGTGGTGTTGATCGACGATCGGAATGAGCCGCGAGGGACGCGGATTTTCGGGGCGGTGGCCCGCGAGCTTCGGGAGAAGGGGTTCATGAAGATTATCTCGCTGGCGGATGAGGTGGTTTGA
- the rplX gene encoding 50S ribosomal protein L24: MACHIRKDDLVEVIAGDHVGERGKVLKVFPKKGLVLVQGVNTVFRHVRPSRRNPQGGRLQKEAPIHISNVVPYDEKAGRGGRVRFEVVRDAEGKVKAKYRVSVRGSRLSELTRAKADE, encoded by the coding sequence ATGGCTTGCCACATCAGGAAAGACGATCTGGTCGAGGTGATTGCCGGTGACCACGTGGGCGAACGCGGCAAGGTGCTGAAGGTTTTCCCGAAGAAGGGCCTGGTGCTGGTGCAGGGCGTGAACACGGTTTTCCGGCATGTCCGGCCCAGCCGGCGCAATCCGCAGGGTGGACGGCTTCAGAAGGAGGCCCCGATCCATATTTCCAACGTGGTGCCTTACGACGAGAAGGCCGGCCGCGGCGGACGTGTCCGGTTCGAGGTGGTGCGAGACGCGGAGGGCAAAGTAAAGGCCAAGTATCGCGTGTCGGTTCGCGGGTCTCGACTGAGCGAATTGACCCGCGCAAAGGCGGATGAATAG
- the rplE gene encoding 50S ribosomal protein L5: MARLLDKYRNEVLPRLLERAGTDNRMAVARLDKIVVSMGVGKAVQDKKLLELAAKDLATITGQKPMVCKARKSVSNFKLRSGMPIGLKVTLRGTRMYEFLDRLIHIAIPRIRDFRGLNPRGFDGRGNYSLGLNEQTVFPEIDPAAVEFAQGMNVCITTTAKGDREARELLRLLGMPFRSDPALDDKK; this comes from the coding sequence ATGGCTCGCTTGTTGGATAAATACCGGAACGAGGTGCTCCCCAGGCTTCTGGAACGGGCGGGCACCGATAACCGCATGGCGGTGGCGCGCTTGGACAAGATTGTGGTGTCCATGGGCGTCGGCAAGGCGGTTCAGGACAAGAAGCTGCTCGAGCTGGCCGCAAAGGATCTGGCGACCATCACGGGGCAGAAGCCCATGGTTTGCAAGGCCCGCAAGAGCGTGTCGAACTTCAAGCTCCGCAGCGGCATGCCCATCGGGCTGAAGGTGACGCTTCGCGGGACGCGGATGTATGAATTTCTGGACCGTCTGATCCACATCGCCATCCCGCGTATCCGTGATTTCCGCGGGTTAAACCCGCGAGGGTTTGATGGGCGCGGGAACTATTCCCTGGGGCTGAACGAGCAGACGGTTTTTCCGGAGATTGACCCGGCGGCGGTAGAGTTTGCGCAGGGTATGAACGTGTGCATCACGACCACCGCCAAGGGCGACCGTGAAGCGCGCGAGTTGCTACGGTTATTGGGCATGCCCTTCCGCAGCGACCCGGCCTTGGACGACAAGAAGTGA
- a CDS encoding type Z 30S ribosomal protein S14 has protein sequence MATKAWVHKAMRPPKFKCRIVRRCQICGRKHAVYRKFRMCRVCFRKFANEGLIPGVKKASW, from the coding sequence ATGGCAACCAAAGCGTGGGTTCACAAGGCAATGCGGCCTCCGAAGTTCAAGTGCCGGATCGTGCGCCGGTGCCAGATTTGCGGCCGCAAGCACGCGGTGTACCGGAAATTCAGGATGTGCCGCGTTTGTTTCCGGAAGTTCGCGAACGAAGGCCTGATTCCGGGCGTGAAGAAGGCGAGTTGGTGA
- the rpsH gene encoding 30S ribosomal protein S8: MWSDPIADMLTRIRNVAMARGREVKVPASRVKAGIAEVLKQEGYIQEYDRIDDGRQGILRIKLKYGRRGEPVLTEIKRISKPGRRDYRAVEDLPEVLNGLGIAIVSTSQGVLSDRQCRERHIGGEVLCTVC, translated from the coding sequence ATGTGGAGTGACCCGATCGCCGACATGCTGACGCGGATTCGCAACGTGGCCATGGCCCGCGGCCGCGAGGTTAAGGTTCCCGCGTCGCGCGTGAAGGCCGGCATTGCCGAGGTACTCAAGCAGGAAGGATACATCCAGGAATACGACCGGATCGACGACGGGCGTCAGGGGATCCTGCGGATCAAGCTCAAGTACGGTCGCCGCGGCGAGCCCGTGCTGACGGAGATCAAGCGGATTTCCAAGCCTGGTCGGCGCGACTATCGGGCGGTTGAGGACCTGCCGGAGGTGCTCAACGGTCTGGGCATCGCGATCGTCTCGACCAGCCAAGGTGTTCTGAGCGATCGACAGTGCCGGGAACGGCACATCGGCGGTGAGGTACTCTGTACGGTGTGCTGA
- the rplF gene encoding 50S ribosomal protein L6, producing the protein MSRIGKKPIPVPSGVQVIVKDHTVTAKGPKGELSWRFPDEITVQADSGAGLIVVGRTDDSSRVKALHGLTRALIANMVAGVSKGYEKRLEIYGTGYGCQVKGGKFLLNCGYMGRGVDAEGKPKEAQYVIDIPKGLTVTVEVPTARGESEPARFTVTGADKQLIGQFTSELRLIRPPEPYKGKGLRFVGEHVRRKQGKAFAGGAS; encoded by the coding sequence ATGTCTCGTATCGGCAAGAAACCCATTCCGGTGCCCTCCGGTGTGCAGGTCATCGTGAAAGACCACACCGTGACGGCCAAAGGGCCCAAGGGGGAGCTGTCGTGGCGGTTCCCTGACGAGATCACGGTTCAGGCCGACTCGGGAGCCGGCCTCATCGTTGTGGGGCGCACGGACGATTCCAGCCGGGTCAAGGCGCTTCACGGGCTAACGCGGGCGCTGATTGCCAACATGGTTGCCGGCGTGTCCAAGGGCTATGAGAAGAGGCTGGAGATTTATGGGACCGGCTACGGCTGCCAGGTGAAGGGAGGCAAGTTTCTGCTCAACTGCGGATACATGGGTCGGGGCGTCGATGCGGAGGGCAAGCCGAAAGAGGCGCAGTATGTCATTGACATTCCCAAGGGGTTGACGGTCACGGTGGAAGTGCCCACGGCGCGCGGTGAAAGCGAGCCGGCGCGGTTCACCGTAACCGGCGCGGACAAGCAGTTGATCGGGCAGTTCACGTCGGAGCTGCGGTTGATTCGGCCTCCCGAACCTTACAAAGGCAAGGGGCTTCGATTTGTGGGCGAGCACGTGCGGAGGAAACAGGGCAAGGCTTTTGCCGGCGGGGCGAGTTGA
- the rplR gene encoding 50S ribosomal protein L18 gives MSMIKVKQQRRQRRKMRVRRRVFGTAERPRLTIFRSLKNIYAQMIDDETGRTLVEASSVSKELAGVVKYGGNVAAAAQVGDLLAQRALAKGVKQVTMDRNGYRFHGRVKAVAEAVRKAGIKI, from the coding sequence ATGAGCATGATCAAGGTCAAGCAGCAGCGTCGTCAGCGCCGCAAAATGCGGGTGCGGCGGCGCGTTTTCGGTACCGCGGAGCGGCCGAGGCTGACGATCTTCCGGAGCCTAAAGAATATCTACGCGCAAATGATCGACGACGAGACCGGACGCACGCTGGTCGAGGCCAGCAGCGTCAGCAAGGAACTGGCGGGCGTGGTGAAATACGGCGGGAACGTCGCCGCCGCCGCACAGGTTGGCGACCTGCTGGCACAGCGGGCCCTGGCCAAGGGTGTGAAGCAGGTGACCATGGACCGCAACGGTTACAGGTTCCACGGGCGTGTCAAAGCGGTGGCCGAGGCGGTTCGCAAGGCGGGTATCAAGATCTGA
- the rpsE gene encoding 30S ribosomal protein S5 — MVKIYRCATVVKGGRRFSFGALVVVGDRNGRVGIGYGKANEVPNAVEKGAKAARRNMISVNLDGSTIPHMVFSKYRASRVKMIPAGEGTGVIAGASVRAVMELAGVKDVLTKVYGSTSPKNLVKAAFEGLAALRTKEDVQKLREVAVR, encoded by the coding sequence GTGGTCAAGATTTATCGGTGTGCCACCGTGGTGAAGGGCGGTCGGCGATTCAGCTTTGGGGCCCTGGTGGTTGTCGGCGACCGCAACGGTCGAGTGGGTATCGGCTATGGAAAAGCGAATGAGGTTCCCAATGCCGTGGAGAAGGGTGCCAAGGCCGCCCGGCGAAACATGATCAGCGTGAATCTGGACGGGTCGACGATTCCTCACATGGTTTTTTCAAAATATCGAGCCAGCAGGGTGAAAATGATCCCCGCCGGCGAAGGAACCGGCGTTATCGCGGGAGCCAGCGTGCGGGCGGTGATGGAACTGGCGGGTGTTAAGGACGTGTTGACCAAGGTCTACGGTTCGACCAGTCCGAAGAACCTGGTCAAGGCGGCGTTCGAGGGGCTTGCGGCCCTGCGGACCAAGGAAGACGTCCAAAAGCTTCGGGAGGTTGCGGTCAGATAG